Proteins co-encoded in one Astyanax mexicanus isolate ESR-SI-001 chromosome 1, AstMex3_surface, whole genome shotgun sequence genomic window:
- the LOC125800254 gene encoding uncharacterized protein LOC125800254, with protein sequence MSPAERNYGIGDRELLAVKLALEEWRHWLEGAAHPFTWTDGEERWMKEEKRSRGGRLNVSSFQSRENRRMGGVCVDHKIREELAHCVEERGVEILGIQEHRRVHTEDPIAYNRVERCMFISASAWRNEAQAATGGVGLMLGSRARKALRRVYHHTDRILSAEFSGNPATTVIVVYSPTNVTSYDEVEKFFEDLATAVRNAPVHNFLAILGDFNARLGPEDVPFPYHDSTNRNGCYLAAFLTEHELLAANTIFRKRAGKRWTFRDRATGALRQLDYILVRRKWRNSVMNAEPYSTFCSVGSDHRVVSMRVRLSLRVSKPSPRIRYNWRAFSSDPGLQTRYTEEVRRQFLQLDREADPSSEYKRFISANEEATRLWVPKMERVRTSMRSKHPEVVVARSRVEEARLSFEREPTAESRGELNEAKQFLFRTYDTIRGEELMERVRRVQEAQGCQQYGEAWRVINEMTGRKRTKKGQVEGHTPEERVTTWTTHFHRQLRKKYNQSSQTLTSMTAPSHSESLPGQKPP encoded by the exons TGGACAGACGGAGAGGAGAGATGGATGAAGGAGGAAAAGAGGAGCAGAGGAGGACGTCTGAACGTCTCGTCCTTCCAGTCCAGAGAGAATAGGAGGAtgggaggagtgtgtgtggatCA caaaatcagagaagagCTAGCACATTGTGTTGAGGAACGAGGAGTGGAGATCCTGGGCATTCAAGAACACAGGAGAGTGCACACTGAAGACCCGATTGCCTACAACAGAGTGGAGAGATGCATGTTCATCTCTGCATCTGCATGGAGGAACGAGGCCCAGGCCGCGACAGGCGGTGTTGGGTTAATGCTGGGATCCCGGGCGCGTAAGGCTCTTCGTCGGGTTTACCACCACACCGACAGAATCCTAAGCGCAGAGTTCTCGGGCAACCCAGCAACAACGGTCATAGTCGTGTACTCACCCACCAATGTGACATCCTATGACGAGGTGGAAAAGTTCTTTGAGGACCTTGCAACAGCGGTCCGAAACGCCCCAGTTCACAACTTCCTGGCCATCCTTGGGGACTTCAATGCAAGACTGGGACCAGAGGACGTACCCTTCCCCTACCACGACTCTACAAACCGTAACGGTTGCTACCTCGCTGCCTTCCTTACAGAGCATGAGCTCCTGGCAGCAAACACCATCTTCCGGAAGAGAGCAGGAAAAAGATGGACCTTCCGAGACCGTGCCACAGGAGCACTACGGCAGCTAGATTACATCCTAGTGCGGAGGAAGTGGAGGAACTCCGTCATGAATGCTGAGCCATACAGTACATTTTGTTCAGTGGGCTCAGACCACCGCGTGGTCTCCATGAGAGTTCGCCTGAGCCTTAGGGTCTCCAAACCAAGTCCCAGGATCCGATACAACTGGAGAGCCTTCTCAAGTGACCCTGGCCTTCAAACCAGATACACAGAGGAGGTGAGGAGACAATTCCTCCAGCTGGACAGGGAGGCGGATCCTAGTAGCGAGTACAAGAGATTCATATCTGCGAATGAggaggcgaccaggctgtgggtACCCAAGATGGAGAGAGTCCGAACCTCCATGCGATCAAAACACCCAGAAGTCGTAGTAGCACGAAGCAGGGTGGAGGAAGCCCGCCTCAGCTTTGAGCGGGAGCCAACGGCAGAGAGTCGTGGGGAGCTGAATGAGGCCAAACAGTTCCTTTTCAGAACTTATGACACCATCAGAGGGGAGGAACTGATGGAGAGAGTGCGGAGGGTACAGGAGGCGCAAGGTTGTCAACAGTATGGGGAGGCTTGGAGGGTCATCAACGAGATGACAGGGCGGAAGAGGACCAAGAAGGGACAGGTGGAGGGACACACCCCAGAGGAGAGGGTGACAACCTGGACCACCCACTTCCATAGGCAACTGAGGAAGAAGTACAATCAGTCCTCCCAAACCTTAACATCAATGACGGCCCCTTCACACTCGGAGAGCTTGCCAGGGCAAAAACCACCGTAA